One window of Stigmatella aurantiaca genomic DNA carries:
- a CDS encoding HAMP domain-containing histidine kinase translates to MLPQLLKLFFTTKSSEQETGLGLMLSREFVEQFGGR, encoded by the coding sequence GTGCTGCCGCAGCTTCTCAAGCTGTTCTTTACGACGAAGTCTTCCGAGCAGGAGACAGGGCTCGGGCTGATGCTGTCACGGGAGTTCGTGGAGCAGTTCGGCGGACGCTGA